The DNA region AGCATTGCATATAGGGTTCTATTAACTATTCCAGTGACGGTTGCATCAGCAGAACGAAGCTTCTCTAAACTAATGCTATTGAAGTCGTATTTGCGTTCTACAATGACACAACAAAGACTAACTAATTTGGCTACAATTGCTCTTGAGAGTGCAATTTTGGAGAAGATTGAATATGAAAATATAATTGAGGGTTTCATCTCAAGAAACACTAAAAGAATGATGTTATTCAAATAAAGAGTTCAACAGATATGTTTTATTCTATTATAATGCAAAATATTATTATAGTACATGTATCAATAATTCTATTATTTAACTAGAGGAAATACCTCATTTTAATGTCTTGTACAGAGCCACCAATTTCCCCGGCTCGGCCCTGGATGGAGGCCTCTCGCCGCGAGACTGCTAGCTGCGCCGTGCGCCCTCGCCGCGGCCGGCCACTCCTTCGCACTCTGCGTCTGCGCGCCGCGGGACGGCCTGGTGCTGGCGGAAGATGCGCTGTGCCGGAGGTAGGACGGACACCGTGCTGATTCTATCCGTCATGGCGACGAGGCAGCCGCGGAGGCtgcagggcggcgcggcggacaCGCCCGGACCAACAACTTCCCTGGCCCCGCCGGTTCCCAGGTGAACCGGATAACGCTGCTGAGCGATGAGCTCGCCGCGCGAGTCTCTCTGCCTATTGAGGAGCATGTGACCGTTTTGATCTCTGGTGCGCGACCATCTATCTGTGCCGCCTTCATTTCGTCTGCTCCATCGAATTCCACATTTCCACAACCAGGTACTATCCCAATCCGATTCGCTAGCTTCTCTCATGAGATGTCACTGTCACTGGTCAGCCGATTACTCTCTGAATAAAATTGCATTCCAGGATGATAGACAGGCGAGGCAACCGCCTGAAGTGTTGCGTGGATTGTCTGTCTGTTCCCACATGCAAGACTGAATAAACTGGAGTACTGGACGATGCGTGCTGAAAGTTCATAGGATGGGAATGCAGGTAGCACTACTAGCAGCAGGCACGCAGGTTCATACTACTACCAAAGCTACACTACAGGCATCAGAAGTAGAACAGCAGAAAAATGCTGGTGCAGTACAAGCATGAAGCATGAGAAAACCCCAATCAAATTAAGCTAAGACGGCTCAGTGTATTCAATCTCCATGCTTCATATCAAGCCGCAAGAGTACCAGCTAATCGGCTTCAAGCACCGCCGGGAGCAGCCTTCTTGCCGAGGAAAACATCGGTGAGGACAGTCTTGGACTGCAGCCAGGCCGCGAGGATGCACAAGCTgccaccgcccccgccggtCTGCTACCGCACCATTGCTCAAGGATCCTCCCCTCTATGCAGCCCATACCCTCGTTGGAGACTAGTAGCTTCGTCTGAACAAGCTGAACCTGAAGTATACCATGCGGGTACCGACAGGAGCGTGGGAAGAAAGAGGAACAGTGTGGACGTGTAGGGCCCACCATCAGCGAGTGTGACCCCGGCTCGTGTCAGGTTAGAGTCAACCAACACGACGGCTTACAGCTTACAGGCTGCCTGTTAATGTGGCGTGCGGGTGTGCTGCGTAGTGTGGATTACATGATGGCGCCCAGACGCAGGGTTTACGTTGAGGAATGAGAACGAGGAATTGTCAAGGTTTTGAAGATGTCGGCTGCGGAAAGAGAAGTTGCTGTTTGCTcaaaaaagagagaggaaaatTAAGGAAAGAGAAGCTGGATTTGAGATCAGGTCTCTGTCGACTCGATCGTGTGCAGCAAAAGCAAGACCTGCGCTGACGGCTTTCAGGACCAGACGACGCTCCCATTTCTACGCCGCAGGCTATTACCACTGTTCGTCCGTTGACAGTATAGTAGTAGCTTGTGAGGATGCACCATCAGTGGCGCTCGGTTCAGATGATGCGCCACCAGGTTGTTCGCGTACCAAGTGTTTGAAGGCCCTGTAATTGTTCGTGCCCCCGGTCAATGATGCGGACTGCTCACCGGGTGAATGTGAATCCGGTCAGGATGTACTCTGCCTTCCATCTTTCGTCAGAGATGGCATGTTGCTGAGCTATGAAAAAAAGGTGTAGTTCAGCTAGATTTTTTTTTCATGTTAGCTTGAATGCCTGCGTAGATAAAGCATTGGACAAGAGGCCAGGGAGAATTATGTTGGCACAAGCATTGTGCTTCCATGATCGATTTGTCTGCATTTAGGGACTTGCTGTTCGCTTTCCACGCAAATAAGTAACACCGCGGCCGGCGGAAGAACGAGGGCTAGAGTTGAAGAAGAATCCTAACGGAGGCCAGGCTACTACGTCTCGAAGAGAAGATGCGGCACGTGAGGTTCAACCCCTCGGTCAAAAAGGGAGGCCAAAGAAAGGCAGGCTGCGACGACGATGGCTGCCACTGGCACAAATTAAAGTCGCAAACATTCCTCTTGCGGCTAATCTTTCTCCAAGGGAGCGTATCAACTTGGATGGAAAATAAATTGACTTGAAAAACGTTTCGCCTTTCTTTTCTTTGTAGTATAGTTGAAGACCTTGCCACTATAACGAGCCAAGACTTTGCACCAATAATGAAAAGGACAAACCTATAGTTCATTGCGGTGGGTTCCACCGCAACCGGCCCACATCATCCAAGAATTACAGTGATCGGGGAGGCCTGGACATGTGATTTGAATTTCAAGAGACACTGGTTCGTCAACGGAACTATGATTGAGAATGAAGCCTCGAACGTCATAAATCAGCAGCCAGCGACCAAGCTAGGAACGGAAACGGGACGCCAAAGCAAGTCTCAACTGAAGGTCCAATAAGCAAATGCTGGGAGATTgcagaagaagaggaggaggaggaggaggaggaggaggaggaggaacatCTATTGCCAAATGCCCAAAAGTCAGGGCATACTAGCTAACTGTGCCCCAAATAAAAATCAATGCTTCCGAAACTAAGGCAGATTTCTAGAAAGGCAGCTCCAAATTTCTTTTCTGAGTTTTGCTTTGATGGTCATATATTCGGATTGATAGGTGATACCACATGGGGGAGGGATGATGAAGCAACAGAGATAGGGGTCTCATCTGAAAGATACCTACTTGAGATTGTTGAGGTCGTAATGAGGTGAGTCTAACACTAGATTGTAAGATGTTTGTTCCCGAAgcttgaaaaaaaaagagatatTTGTTTGTTGCTGCTAATATAAGTAGCACGTGGGTACGGACGGACTTCTTAAgggctgtttggagtgccgTTTAACCCGCTACGGCGCGCCACATTTTTTCCGCCGCAGGTGTGGCGGCCGTTTTGAGCGCCACAAGTTAGGCACGCTGTGGCGGGTTAGgcggcactccaaacagccccttTGGTTCTCACTACAGTCTCTGAGATTTCAGAAGTCTTTCTGCCATGGTAGCAGCCCGGGACCGTCAGTCAGCAGACCGATGGCACGGTAGAATTGAAAATCATACCCCAGCAACGAAGCACGGTCCGATAAAAATAGTAAAAAAATTTCGTATTTACATGAAAGAAGCAGCACCGTTGAAACAAGAGCGCCATCCACGAAAAGTTAATTCATTAACACTTTGGCAGAGAAAAGTACGTCGAATTAATCTCTGTCTCGCTTGAAAAGAACGCCCAGGTTATCATGTTTTTGAAAACAGAGAGAGAAAACTAGAAGTATAGGCTTCCTACTTCCAAGTGAGAAAACTAGAAGTATAGCCTTTTCAGTAACAGCTGACAGGACTTTCTGAAACGACCTGATATCTTATCCGCAAAACGGACAAATCCAAGCACACCAGGACCAGAGAGGGTAGGGGTGACGAAGAAACAGAGACTGATGAGAGACACAGTCTTTCTGTATGTTCCGTATGCCTAGCTGATGTGGGTGGGTAGGACACAGATGGTTTATacagggtgtgttcgtttcgtATCAGAGGGGTCTAAAATATAGATCGATAAATTAGAGGTATAAATATTTTAGAGGTCTATTTAGAGAGGTGTTCGTTACACCCTCTAAAGCCTGCCTTGATGAAccacggcacggccggggcgccTAACGCGCGCacgcggggggaggagcagggggcggggcggcggcgcacggggggaggagcaggggcggtagaggagcgggcggcggaggagcgggcggcggcggaggaggggtggggggagagagggggcggcggggggaggagcacgcgggcggcggcggaggagcgggcggcggaggagcgggcggcagcgcgcgggggaggagcaggggcggcggcggaggaggggtgggggaaagagggggcggcggggggaggagcacgcgggcggcggcggaggagcgggcggcgggggaggagcaggggcgacggcggcgggggaggagcacgcggggcgcggggggaggagcaggggcggcggcggggaggagcacgcggggcgcgggggaggagcaggggcggcggcggcgggggaggagcacgcggggcgcggggggaggagcaggggcggcggaggagcgggcggcggcgcgcggggggaggagcacgcgggcgggggcgcgtgGGGAGACGAGCTGTAGCGAGCGGATTAGAGGCGTTAGAGCCCTCGCGGCCTCTAAAATTTCTCAGGGTCTAAAAGCTACTGTGCTCGCGGAGTAGTGCCGTTCGTTTCCGggcctctaaagtttagaggtttCGGGCTTTAGAGGCCGGAAACGAACGGACCCACAGTTCACCGTGTGTGACTGATAACAAGAATTGCTATTGCTTACTGATACGCACAATTGCACATTGTCACTTCGAAATTCGAATCAGCACTTTGAGACGTTGGGTTTGAACTCGTTTGCTTGATGATACTTGCGTTGCGTGTTCTAGAATTCAGAagcaaattatgaaaataaagttGCAAATGAACATATGAAAACAAGCGTAaacctttcaaaaaaaatataGACATCACTGTATTTGTAGATGAGTATGTTCTTTAAAGAATTTGATCGATTTAAGTAAGACCTAATCGTCTGTTTGTTTTTGTACAGATAAAATGCTAGCCCGCCGCAAGGTAAGGGGCCGGGCGTTGTCCCTGCACGGCGGCACTCCTCGCAGCTTGGCCAGCCTTTTCAGTCAGAGCTGGTCCCGCATCTCTGCACGGCGCCGTTGAGGACGCGGCGGAAGTGCCCCACGTCGCAGGGCACCCGCAGCACGCCCGGCTGGCGGTACCCGTACCGCTGCGCCGCCATGTCCAGCAGCTCCGCGACGCACGGGTCGACGAGCAGCCTCACCGGCACCAGCACGCGCTCGCCCTCTTctccctccccgccgccgccgccggcgaccatggGGACGTGCCCCCTCGGGACCTTCTCCTCCTCGTCGGCGCCCCGGGATGGCGACTCGCCGCCGCTCTTCCTCTTCCACGCcatcgcgccgcgccgcggccgcTTGGTgctagctcgctcgctcgccgcTGCACGGACAGAGATCTGCGACTGCGTGGGGTTCAGGTCGATCTGCTCATGGGCTCGCTAGCTCTGTGGCTCTGCCGTCAGCTGCGGAGAATCCGAGCGGGAGCCGAGAGGTGGCCGGCTTTATATAGGGAGGCCGAGCGTGACACCACGAGCTCGCGCGCGTCCCCGTCCACGCGCGGTCGCTGTTCAGATTGGACGCTTTTGGCGGGCGGGGAGACTACGATTTGAGCAAGTGCGACGACCCCGGATGCCTCGCGCCTTCGGTCTTCAGGGAGATAACGAATATGGCACCGCTCTCTTCACGGTCTAATTTGATTATAATTTTAAGttcaaaattttataaaattagaGCTCTAATCTTTTAGAGACCGACTCTTAGATTATCTAGGCTAAATTTAAATCCTTTTACTATTTCTTTCATTCAGGATGCAATTTTTTAAGACCAAAGATACCTAACTCCTAGCCACGAGAATATGCTATAACTCCACGATTAGTGTGCGTGACTGTATGAAAAAAAAACTTGCCAATGAATTTCGGTCAGGGAGCTTCAACTTAGCGCCGCATCCGGCACCGGGTATGAGTTTTCGATTCACACGCACGTAGGCGCCCCGTGACGAAGTCATAAGAACTGTACGTTTTCCGTGATCGCACTATGGAGGTATGGAATTTGTAGAGAATTGATCGTGCGACCTGCAGGAGATCGAGAAATTTCAAGCACGAGATGACCAGATGGCACGGGAATCTAAACGTGTTCGACGTGATGCACAGAAAGAACGTGCTTAGGTTCAATTCAATATGTTACTATATCGGAGGGACTTTTGTAAGTTGGTCATACCACCATAACTGATGCTTTTGGAAAAGTTACTAATTTGGGCCAAGTTCTTAGGTCTGTACAAAGTGATGCTTGATTATTAGCTCATCGAAAATTCGAAAGGTTAGGCTGTTTTCCCCCTGCACAAACCGGTGGCCATCCGATCCCAAGGCAAAACGAATGGGAAATGGACAGCCTAACCTGCGCAGTTTGTTCAATAATTCTTTCCTGGCTATCCGTTTAACCACCGCGACTATATGTCGCTTGTGCTGCAAATCAAGACGTAATCGTCTGAAGCATCCTGATTTCAGCCCAAACGGCCCAGTAGCAGCCTTCTTCTTCCTTAAGCTCATGGTGCTCATCGGCTTCCCCGCCATGGTTAGGATTAGGGGCTTCGGGGTCGGGGTTGTTGCCGGTGGTGTTCCCGGCTATAGAGGGAGGAGGGCCTttgggcggcggcggaccgacGGTGGCGACGGGTTGTGGGTAGGGCGGCAAGGCGGCAAGACGCCAACGGCCGCAGGTGGCGGAGGACATCCGATGGGCAGGGTTGGTGGCGGGGGAGTCATGCTTCTCGACGGAGCTGGTGGCTGTGGCGGCAGCCGCAGCTGAGGAGGATAGGGACCGTTGGCGGTAGCGGCTGCCACACGGGAGCCACTCAAGCCGAGgaggacggcgggcggcgcgggggcgaggAGGACCGGGATGCAGGAGGCGGCAACGGCTCCGGCTGCGCGAGGGCGAGGAGGATGCTAGACGGCGCGGGGACATGAGGAAGAGTTGGTGGGCTTTTTTTTTGGGCCGCGGACATCCGCGTCTTCAGGTGATGGAATTTGTTTCCATCACCTGCAGTGACGCGTAGCTGCGCCCCGATTTAACAATGAAGATTAGAGTTCACTCCTAAGTAATAAATCACGTTCATCTCTGTTACGTACCTTTGTACATAAACAGCTTCAAGAATCGAACAACCAGTAAAAACTTATCTCCAGCAGATTTGGTATAATGGATACATATCCCTAAAAACTGTCAGGATACgtaaaatccaccaaaaaataGCTCCAGCAGATTTGGTATATGGATTGCTATCCCTAAATTTTTTTAGCACATTACCTAAACTTCTATCTCCTTGACCCAAATATACCAAAGCACAGGCTAGATTGCGACATTTACTTTTCACGCGCGGGAGAAGTAAACTACCGGGCCGGGACATTTCCCGTCACTCCATCCCATCCCCCGTGGCCACATCCCCCCGCCGATGCTGCCATCGGCCACCGTCTGGGTGCCGCGGTGCCTCACCAGCTccctaccccccccccccctaccGTGAGGGAGATCCGCGGCAGTCCATCTTCTCCGTCATAGGTCGTTGTCCGGCCGCGACCCGGGCACCGCAGTGCCACCAGCTGCCTCCGATGGTCCTCCGCCCCCACCTTCCTGCCTCGACCCTTGTGCCTCAACGTGGAGGAGGGGAGAGATCCGCCGCGATCAACGCCGCCGACACCGCCCGGCCCCAACTCCTCCCTTGGGCGGCACCGCCAGTGCTCCTCCCCGCTGTGGGCGCCAACAGCCACAGCTCCTGCGCCCCAGCTCGCGTCCCCCGCACTCCCCGCCGCAGCTGTGGGAGGAGATCAGCACGCCGCTGGGATCCTCCTCCCGCTAGTGCCATCCTTTGCCGACACCAAGACCCAAGGTGAGGATTTCTTTTTCATTTTTCTCAATTGATTTGAAGCTATGGAATGAAGACCGAATCAAGAAGTTCGTGCAGGTTCACTAAGAGATTCATGACCAGGTGTCACGTTAACAACTCCGTGATGTCTTTGTAGAGGAATTGTGGAAGTTCCATCGTCATCATTAGATTCTTTATGTATGATGTAATCATTAATTGTGTTGTCATGGTGCAATGACTTTTTATTTATGAATTTGCAATCATTAAGTTTGAATTTTAGTTTGTATGTATTGTGCTTCTGTTGAATTAGTTTTTAATCATCAAAGTGATTAAATCTAGCTCATATGCAAATGGCACGAAAGAGGAAGCAAAATGAATTATAGGTATCTAGTTTTACCAAATCTGCTGGAGAGGAGTACAAAAGCCATGTGCAAATCTTTCTCCCTCCTGTACCTAAAGCAAGTTTAGGTATCCAGTTTTACTAAATCTACCGGAGATGCAATAAGTTATGGCAAGAGTGTCTACGACGAACATGATATGCTATTATAATTGGATTACGAGCATGTATTAAGCGGCGACGGGACGGCCGTCTACACTGCTCAACCCAATGCTAGGAGCGAGCCCAATGCAACCGGCGACCTCGACAGCTCACGTGGAGGTGAGAGAGTGGATAAAAATCGCAGGACCCACTCGTACCAGATTCCTGCCAAAACTAAAAAGTGAGGTCCTaatctcctctctctctctctctctctctctctctctctctctctctctcgggggAAGAATTATTGTACTTGCAACCTGTGAGGAGGTTGGTTGAAATACACGATCAACTTGGGAAGGTTCACACACAAACGGTCGAGTAACCGATCGACTGCGGCAATGTAAGCCTCGAAGTAGCTAGTGGAAGAACCAAAAAGTTCAGGGGCGTGTTTCACATTGCTTACAGTTGGTGCATTATGTGCTCAAGATCGTGCAGAAAAAACTacattttttttcattttacAAGAGCAAGTATCTCTACTTAATTTGGATTGTACCATTTATTCGACAACGGAAAAGAACAGCTAAGAATCATATCATTCATTGGTCAGCTCCCTACATCTATGGAAATCATCTATCGGTCCTCATCTGAAACTCGATTTGCATTTCCGAAGAATTTGGTCGATCTATCAAATCACAGATTAGGCTAATCAATCATCTGGCAGGAGTACAAGCTACGATCTAGCAATGTCGCCGCACGGGggggcgcctcctcctcctcacagCTCGCGGCCATCAGCTCTACCTGTCTCTAGCTCACGCCGGGGCGATCCCGCACCTCTGCATGGCGCCGTCGACGACCCGGCGGAACCGCCCCGCGTCGCAGGGCACCCGCAGCACGCCCGGCTGGCGGTACCCGTACCGCTGCGCCGCCATGTCCAGCAGCTCCGCGACGCGCGGGTCGCTGAGCAGCCGCACCGGCACCAGCACGCGCTCGCAGTCGTCtccctcggcgccgccgccggcgaccatggGGACGTGGCCCCTGGGCACCTTCTCCTCCTCGTccgcgccggccccgcgcccgggcgacccgccggcgccggcgctctTCCTCTTCCACACCATGGCTGGAACGAGGTGCGCGTGGTGTCTGGTCCGACGACGATCGATCAAGTCGATCGAGATCGCTCTCCGCGCTGGGAGAATTGAGGGAGGCAGCGGCAGCTAACCGCGAGTGGTTGTTGGATCGCGTCTTCTTCTTTGGACTCGGTGGTCGGCAGCTGCGGGAGAACGAGCGAGGAGCTGCGAGATTTATAGGGGAGGACAGAGCGCGACGACGGGGTGAGGGTGACGCGACGGGCTAGAGCTCGCGTGCGCGTTCGTCCACCACGTGCGGTCCCTCGTCCAGATCGGGATAAATAATTCGGGCAACTTTTTGAAGGGCTGGGAGACTGCACAAGCTTGAGCAACCGGGATGCGCGCGGCTTCGCGGCGGGTGGAGGTTCAAGGCGGTTGGCGAATCTTTTGACCGGCCGGCCGATGAGACCTTTTGAGCCGGGCCGTGTGTGCAAGTCCAAGATATCGAGCTGAGCAAGCTGATGGTCCGTCAATCCCTGGAAAAGGACATTGTGGATTAGGTTCGGTGCATGGTTGAACATGCCGGGTTGAAGAAACGGCTCTCTCCACGGATCGGGAACGTGGAGGTGAAGTGGCGTGGCGAGCGTTCTTTAGTTCAACTTGTGAGTTGACGCATTGAACAGGTCTCTCTCATGGCAATTTGGGTTGGGGAGCACGTGCTGCGCGGCGCAAATCTGACTACTGCACTTAGGTTGTGGACTGATGCTGCTTCCTGCTGCTACTACTACTAATCTATATATGGGCGCAATTGGATTGGACATTGGAATGAGATCACATATATATTACCTATCTGAACCGTTGTTGTATGGAGTACCTCTCCACCAAAGCCTTATAATTAATATCAACTAGCAAGATGTCCCACACAAATAGCACGGGAAGCTAATTTTTCGTTCTAtatattattttttatttagaTGATAATAATTTTTGATGTCATTATTAATATTTTTTCAGACCTATTTTTTATTTAGATGATAATAATTTTTGAATTGACGTCATTATAAATATTTTTTTCAGATGGTCTAAACTGAGGTAGCATCTATGTCTTTTCTCATCTATCATATTCTGCCAAGTATTTTTTTTGAACACTATGTAGTATTTTTGGAACACTATGTAgtattttttctatttttgtAGTATCTTATGTTTATATTATATGGAATATTATGGCAAGAAtataattttttaaattttcaacTGGCGATACAATATTTTTTCTTGAGAGTTTTCATCAATGGCATGCAAAGTTATCCTCATAATTTTTTTAGAGAAGATTTATATGAATAGTTCAATGTACAAAGTAGAAACAAATaatctccttttttttctttgctCCAATCTCCAGTACCTAAAGccccatgcatgcatgctccaTAATATCTTCACTATTGCAACTAGTAAGGTATACTTTCTCCTTTGTGCTGGTCCCTTCTATCTTGCTTCTGTTCCCTGGTATCATCAGACGACGCGTGTTTTTCTCTTTTCAAATATTTCCTTCACCTTTCTATGGAT from Panicum hallii strain FIL2 chromosome 9, PHallii_v3.1, whole genome shotgun sequence includes:
- the LOC112872571 gene encoding auxin-responsive protein SAUR71-like; amino-acid sequence: MAWKRKSGGESPSRGADEEEKVPRGHVPMVAGGGGGEGEEGERVLVPVRLLVDPCVAELLDMAAQRYGYRQPGVLRVPCDVGHFRRVLNGAVQRCGTSSD
- the LOC112877730 gene encoding auxin-responsive protein SAUR71-like, with protein sequence MVWKRKSAGAGGSPGRGAGADEEEKVPRGHVPMVAGGGAEGDDCERVLVPVRLLSDPRVAELLDMAAQRYGYRQPGVLRVPCDAGRFRRVVDGAMQRCGIAPA